A genomic region of Anaerolineales bacterium contains the following coding sequences:
- a CDS encoding SAM-dependent DNA methyltransferase, with protein sequence MKEKQVVSKQRVVDHGEVFTNPREVNAMLDLVKQETERIDSRFLEPACGTGNFLAEVMERKLRVVRRDYMNSQLAYERYAVLAVSSVYGIDILQDNVEACRERLFGIVDREYSELYKNDTKEDFRRAVRYILACNIVWGDALTLKTVGDDPQPIIFPEWSAINGHLKRRDFSFKELISQASMQELPLFSDLGEEVFIPQPVREYPLVHFLKVADAI encoded by the coding sequence ATGAAGGAAAAGCAGGTTGTTTCTAAACAGCGTGTCGTAGACCACGGCGAGGTGTTCACCAACCCGCGCGAGGTCAATGCCATGCTGGATTTGGTGAAGCAGGAGACCGAGCGCATCGACTCGCGCTTTTTGGAGCCGGCGTGTGGCACAGGCAATTTTCTGGCCGAAGTGATGGAGCGCAAGCTGCGCGTGGTCAGGCGAGATTACATGAACAGCCAGTTGGCCTACGAACGCTATGCGGTGTTGGCTGTTTCCTCCGTGTACGGCATAGATATTTTGCAAGACAATGTAGAAGCCTGCCGAGAGCGCCTGTTCGGCATCGTTGACCGCGAGTATTCTGAGCTATATAAGAACGACACTAAGGAAGACTTTCGCCGTGCGGTGCGCTATATACTGGCCTGCAATATTGTGTGGGGGGATGCCTTGACCCTAAAGACCGTGGGGGACGACCCACAGCCCATCATTTTTCCTGAGTGGTCAGCCATCAACGGACACCTGAAGCGGCGGGATTTCTCATTCAAAGAACTCATCAGCCAGGCCAGTATGCAAGAATTGCCGCTATTTTCTGATTTGGGCGAGGAAGTTTTTATTCCCCAGCCTGTGCGCGAATACCCACTGGTGCACTTTCTAAAGGTGGCCGATGCTATCTAA
- a CDS encoding Eco57I restriction-modification methylase domain-containing protein, with protein sequence MLSNATFNPDVLSCLANLSNDEVFTPPQLANQMLDLLPAEIWQDKNATFLDPACKTGVFLREAAKRLDAGLQQQIPDRQARINHIFTKQLFGIPVTELTALMSRRSLYCSKYADGKYSVADGFADEQGNIRYERIEHTWQNGRCTYCGASEEEYERGEELETHAYRFIHTLKPEEIFDMKFDVIIGNPPYHLSDAGHGISAKPLFQLFVQQAKKLNPSYLSMIIPARWYAGGKGLDDFRDAMLNDKRMKVLVDYESSKDSFDGVNIAGGICYFLWQKSHFGDCEVINVQQTRHYSAMRPLDEFPIFIRANRAVSIVKKVVSTATDTWDNHNYPRNPFGFATNYRGRTKSSSESVRLLSSQGFGFVKRSEVVKNIELIDKYKIIIGRLVPSNGELDVNPADGYRVITNTRILKPGEIHTESYLLIGAFKTLKEAKNFDGFIKLRFPRFLLRQAISSVNVTKDCFRFVPYEDFKESWTDEQLFRKYGLSKDEISYVESVIRPME encoded by the coding sequence ATGCTATCTAACGCAACCTTCAACCCGGATGTGCTCAGTTGCCTGGCCAACCTAAGCAACGACGAGGTCTTCACCCCACCCCAGCTGGCCAACCAAATGCTGGACCTGCTGCCAGCCGAGATTTGGCAGGACAAGAACGCCACGTTCCTGGACCCGGCCTGCAAGACCGGGGTGTTTTTGCGCGAGGCGGCCAAGCGCCTGGATGCTGGCCTGCAGCAGCAGATACCAGACCGCCAGGCGCGCATCAACCACATCTTTACCAAGCAACTTTTTGGCATCCCGGTCACCGAACTGACCGCCCTGATGAGCCGCCGTAGCCTGTACTGCTCCAAGTATGCAGACGGCAAGTATTCGGTGGCAGACGGCTTTGCAGATGAGCAAGGCAACATTCGCTATGAGCGTATTGAGCACACTTGGCAAAACGGCCGCTGCACATATTGTGGGGCGAGCGAAGAAGAATATGAGCGCGGCGAAGAACTTGAGACACACGCCTATAGATTTATACATACCCTCAAGCCCGAGGAGATTTTTGATATGAAATTTGATGTGATTATTGGAAATCCGCCATATCACCTAAGCGATGCGGGGCACGGCATCAGCGCAAAACCTCTATTTCAGTTATTTGTCCAACAGGCTAAAAAACTGAACCCCTCATATCTCTCAATGATTATTCCTGCAAGGTGGTACGCGGGCGGAAAGGGGCTTGATGACTTTAGAGATGCCATGCTAAATGACAAAAGAATGAAGGTCCTAGTTGATTATGAATCGAGCAAAGACTCCTTTGATGGCGTGAACATTGCTGGGGGAATTTGCTATTTTCTATGGCAAAAGAGCCATTTCGGTGATTGCGAAGTAATCAACGTGCAGCAAACGAGACACTATAGCGCGATGAGGCCACTGGATGAATTTCCAATCTTTATCCGAGCAAACAGAGCTGTTTCTATAGTCAAGAAGGTTGTCTCCACAGCAACAGACACATGGGACAACCATAACTACCCAAGGAATCCATTTGGTTTTGCAACAAATTACAGAGGCAGAACAAAATCATCTAGTGAATCGGTAAGACTACTCAGCAGTCAAGGGTTTGGATTTGTAAAAAGAAGTGAGGTTGTTAAAAACATTGAGCTAATTGATAAGTACAAAATCATAATTGGGCGTTTAGTACCCAGTAATGGTGAACTAGATGTAAACCCTGCTGATGGGTACCGCGTGATTACCAATACACGAATATTAAAGCCAGGCGAAATCCACACCGAATCATACTTACTGATTGGAGCTTTCAAAACTTTGAAGGAAGCCAAAAATTTCGATGGCTTTATAAAGTTGCGGTTTCCGAGGTTTCTGCTCAGACAGGCAATTTCATCAGTTAATGTAACAAAAGATTGTTTCAGATTTGTTCCCTACGAGGATTTCAAAGAGTCCTGGACAGACGAACAGCTTTTTAGGAAATATGGTCTCAGCAAAGATGAAATTTCCTATGTTGAATCAGTAATTCGTCCAATGGAATAG
- a CDS encoding methylmalonyl-CoA mutase family protein — protein sequence MKQLRDQVDNWEDNTLQQGSSRLPERKKQFLTTSSEPINRIYTPLDVAHIDYEKDLGMPGEYPFTRGVHPTLHRSKLWTMRMFAGFGSAEETNKRFKYLLEQGQTGLSTAFDLATLMGYDTDQPEAEGEFGVCGVAVSSLKDMEILFDGIPLDKVSTSMTINSPASIIWAMYIAAAEKQGVRPDQLRGTLQNDILKEYIAQKEYIFPPEPSMRLVTDTVEYAAQHLPQWNPISISGYHIREAGSTAAQELAFTLADGLEYVRWGIARGLDIDDFAPRLSFFFNAHNDFFEEIAKYRAARRIWAREMRETFGAKNPRSWLMRFHTQTAGVSLTAQQPENNVVRVAIQALAAVLGGTQSLHTNSMDEALALPSEHAVKVALRTQQIIAEESGVTNTVDPLGGSFFVEAMTDRMEQQALDYFRQIEDLGGVLPAIERGFFQSEIAEAAYQYQREIDSNERLIVGVNAYADQGGYNIPILQMDPEGERRQLERLRTLRAERDPGALGQALDRLRIACQGTENTMPYLLDAVRAYATLGEIMSLMKVEFGVYEESTEI from the coding sequence ATGAAGCAACTGCGTGACCAGGTGGACAATTGGGAAGATAACACCCTGCAACAAGGCAGCAGCCGCTTACCTGAGCGCAAAAAACAGTTCCTCACCACGTCCTCTGAGCCCATCAACCGCATCTACACCCCATTAGATGTAGCCCACATCGATTACGAGAAGGATTTGGGCATGCCGGGTGAGTATCCCTTCACACGCGGCGTGCACCCCACACTGCACCGCAGCAAACTGTGGACGATGCGTATGTTTGCCGGCTTTGGCTCGGCCGAGGAGACCAACAAGCGCTTCAAGTACCTGTTGGAGCAAGGCCAGACGGGGCTCTCGACCGCCTTCGACCTGGCGACGCTGATGGGCTACGACACCGACCAACCTGAAGCCGAGGGCGAATTCGGCGTGTGCGGGGTGGCGGTTTCCTCCCTCAAGGATATGGAAATCTTGTTCGACGGCATCCCGCTCGACAAGGTTTCGACGAGCATGACGATTAACTCGCCGGCCTCCATTATTTGGGCGATGTACATCGCCGCAGCCGAGAAACAGGGCGTGCGCCCAGACCAGCTGCGCGGTACGCTGCAGAACGACATTTTGAAAGAATACATTGCCCAGAAGGAATACATCTTCCCGCCGGAGCCTTCGATGCGCTTGGTGACCGACACGGTGGAATACGCCGCGCAGCATTTGCCGCAGTGGAACCCCATCAGCATCTCCGGCTACCACATCCGCGAGGCGGGCAGCACGGCGGCGCAAGAGTTGGCTTTCACGCTGGCGGATGGCTTGGAATACGTGCGCTGGGGCATCGCCCGTGGGCTGGACATCGACGATTTTGCGCCGCGGCTGAGCTTCTTCTTCAACGCGCACAATGACTTCTTCGAAGAGATTGCCAAATACCGCGCCGCCCGCCGCATTTGGGCCCGCGAGATGCGCGAGACTTTTGGCGCCAAGAACCCGCGCAGCTGGCTGATGCGCTTTCACACGCAGACGGCGGGCGTCTCGCTGACCGCGCAACAACCTGAAAACAACGTGGTGCGCGTGGCCATCCAGGCGCTGGCCGCCGTGTTGGGCGGCACGCAGAGCCTGCACACCAACAGCATGGACGAGGCGCTGGCGCTGCCCAGCGAGCACGCCGTGAAGGTGGCGCTGCGCACGCAGCAGATCATTGCCGAGGAAAGCGGCGTGACCAACACCGTAGACCCGCTGGGTGGCAGCTTCTTTGTAGAGGCGATGACCGATCGTATGGAGCAGCAGGCGTTGGACTACTTCCGCCAGATCGAAGACCTGGGCGGGGTGCTGCCGGCCATCGAGCGCGGCTTCTTCCAAAGCGAGATTGCCGAAGCGGCCTACCAATACCAGCGCGAGATTGATTCCAACGAGCGCCTCATCGTAGGCGTGAACGCATATGCAGACCAGGGCGGCTACAACATCCCGATCCTGCAAATGGACCCTGAGGGCGAGCGCCGCCAGCTGGAACGCCTGCGCACGCTGCGCGCCGAGCGCGACCCCGGCGCGCTGGGCCAAGCGCTGGACCGCCTGCGCATCGCCTGCCAAGGCACCGAGAATACGATGCCGTACCTGCTGGATGCGGTGCGCGCCTACGCCACCCTGGGCGAAATTATGAGCCTGATGAAGGTGGAGTTCGGTGTGTACGAGGAGAGTACGGAAATCTAG
- a CDS encoding GIY-YIG nuclease family protein, with protein sequence MPKDFFPPRPAGNPRIYAYEETHPDFKGLLKVGYTTGSVAERVAQQYPIVRPEQTYRILLDESAMRADGMAFSDRDVHRYLKARGFKNVEGEWFRCTVKDVAAALVALRSGESNEENRTLDFGMRPEQEEAVARAAAYFKSYAKQNPGKTPHFLWNAKMRFGKTFAAYQLARRMGWKRVLVLTFKPAVQSAWEEDLTAHVDFKGWQFISRTGLRYEDADKKKPFVCFGSFQDYLGRDRSTGGIKPKNEWVHTIPWDCVILDEYHFGAWRERAKGLFEGEDEYEYEQQVESLQRSEDPVDEFEQIMPVTTGAYLYLSGTPFRAITTGEFIEEQIYNWTYSDEQRAKAGWKGPGRNVYAALPRIVLLTYRLPDAIREIAQQGEFNEFDLNAFFAASGRGAKAKFQYPNEVQKWLDLIRGGLMETTVDDLKRKPPPMPFSDVRLLNVLSHTFWFLPSVAACHAMRNLLIQKQNNFYRDYKVVVAAGSDAGMGVEALGPVYAAMDDPDPLKTKTITLSCGKLTTGVTVKPWTGILMLRNSSSPETYFQAAFRVQSPWTVPVPDKPGEEQILKEECYIFDFAPERALRQIAEYSNRLNVNESNLEKKVGEFISFLPILAFDGSSMKQVDAAGVLEMAMSGTTATLLARRWESALLVNVDNGTLSRLMSNAKAMQALMSIEGFRSLNQDIETIINKSEGVQKLKRQAKDKELTEKQKREMTEAEKEYKSKRKQIQEKLIKFATRIPVFMYLTDHRERALKDVITQLEPGLFRKVTGLEVRDFELLVSLGVFNSALMNDAIYKFKRYEDASLEYTGINKHEGEDVGLYDTVLSRKEYKGRVFENQASLES encoded by the coding sequence ATGCCTAAAGATTTCTTCCCGCCGCGGCCAGCGGGCAACCCGCGCATCTATGCCTATGAGGAAACCCACCCGGACTTCAAGGGCTTGCTTAAGGTCGGCTATACCACCGGCAGCGTAGCTGAGCGTGTGGCCCAGCAATACCCCATCGTGCGCCCCGAGCAAACCTATCGCATCCTGCTGGATGAGAGCGCTATGCGGGCAGACGGCATGGCCTTCTCTGACCGTGATGTACACCGCTACCTGAAAGCGAGGGGATTCAAAAACGTTGAGGGCGAGTGGTTTCGCTGCACGGTCAAGGATGTAGCCGCCGCTCTGGTGGCGCTGCGCAGCGGCGAGAGCAACGAAGAGAACCGCACGCTGGATTTTGGCATGCGCCCGGAGCAGGAAGAAGCCGTGGCGCGCGCTGCAGCCTACTTTAAAAGTTACGCCAAACAAAACCCCGGTAAGACTCCGCACTTTCTATGGAACGCCAAAATGCGCTTTGGCAAAACCTTTGCCGCCTACCAGCTGGCCAGGCGCATGGGTTGGAAGCGCGTGCTGGTGCTCACCTTTAAGCCTGCTGTGCAAAGCGCATGGGAGGAAGACCTCACCGCCCATGTCGATTTCAAGGGTTGGCAGTTCATCTCCCGCACCGGCCTGCGTTACGAAGATGCTGACAAGAAAAAGCCCTTTGTGTGCTTCGGCTCTTTTCAGGATTATCTGGGGCGAGACCGCAGCACGGGCGGGATCAAACCCAAGAACGAATGGGTGCATACCATCCCCTGGGATTGCGTGATCCTCGACGAATACCATTTCGGCGCCTGGCGTGAGCGCGCCAAGGGGCTGTTTGAGGGCGAAGACGAGTATGAGTACGAGCAGCAGGTAGAAAGCCTGCAGCGGAGCGAAGACCCGGTGGACGAGTTTGAGCAAATCATGCCTGTCACCACCGGCGCCTATCTGTATCTCTCTGGCACACCCTTCCGCGCCATCACCACGGGCGAATTCATCGAAGAGCAAATCTACAACTGGACCTATTCAGATGAACAGCGCGCCAAGGCAGGCTGGAAGGGGCCGGGGCGCAATGTTTATGCGGCCCTGCCGCGCATCGTGCTGCTGACCTACCGCCTGCCGGATGCCATTCGGGAGATTGCCCAGCAGGGTGAATTCAACGAATTTGACCTGAACGCGTTCTTCGCAGCCAGCGGCCGCGGTGCCAAGGCTAAGTTTCAGTATCCAAATGAAGTGCAAAAATGGCTCGACTTGATTCGCGGCGGTCTGATGGAAACCACGGTGGACGACCTAAAACGAAAGCCACCCCCTATGCCCTTCTCGGATGTGCGCCTGCTGAATGTGCTCTCGCACACCTTCTGGTTCCTGCCCAGCGTAGCCGCCTGCCACGCCATGCGCAACCTGTTGATACAGAAGCAGAATAACTTTTACCGTGACTATAAGGTGGTCGTGGCAGCCGGTAGCGACGCTGGCATGGGTGTAGAAGCGCTCGGGCCGGTCTACGCCGCCATGGACGACCCCGACCCACTCAAGACCAAAACCATCACGCTTTCCTGTGGCAAGCTCACTACCGGCGTCACGGTCAAGCCGTGGACGGGCATCCTCATGCTGCGCAACTCCTCCAGCCCGGAGACCTATTTCCAAGCCGCCTTCCGCGTGCAATCTCCTTGGACTGTACCCGTGCCAGACAAGCCAGGCGAGGAGCAAATCCTCAAAGAAGAGTGCTATATTTTTGACTTTGCACCCGAGCGGGCACTGCGACAGATTGCAGAGTACAGCAACCGCCTCAACGTCAACGAAAGCAATTTGGAAAAGAAAGTCGGAGAGTTCATCAGCTTCTTGCCCATCCTGGCATTTGACGGCAGCTCCATGAAGCAAGTGGATGCCGCCGGCGTGCTGGAGATGGCGATGAGTGGCACCACGGCCACGCTGCTGGCGCGACGTTGGGAGAGCGCGCTATTGGTAAACGTGGACAACGGCACGCTATCGCGTCTGATGAGCAACGCCAAGGCCATGCAGGCACTGATGAGTATCGAGGGCTTTCGTAGCCTGAACCAGGACATTGAAACCATCATCAATAAGTCTGAGGGCGTGCAGAAACTCAAGCGCCAAGCCAAAGACAAAGAGCTAACTGAAAAACAAAAACGGGAGATGACAGAGGCGGAGAAGGAGTACAAGAGCAAACGCAAGCAGATTCAGGAGAAGCTCATCAAGTTCGCCACGCGCATCCCAGTCTTCATGTACCTAACCGACCATCGCGAGCGCGCGCTGAAGGACGTCATCACGCAGCTGGAGCCTGGCCTCTTCAGAAAGGTAACAGGGTTGGAAGTAAGAGATTTTGAACTACTGGTAAGCCTGGGTGTGTTCAATAGTGCCCTGATGAACGACGCGATTTACAAGTTCAAGCGTTACGAAGACGCCAGCCTGGAATACACCGGCATCAACAAGCACGAGGGCGAGGATGTAGGCTTATACGATACGGTGCTCAGCCGCAAGGAGTATAAAGGGCGAGTATTTGAGAATCAAGCTAGCCTTGAAAGCTAG
- the metE gene encoding 5-methyltetrahydropteroyltriglutamate--homocysteine S-methyltransferase — protein sequence MAVRTANLGYPRFGAKRELKQAMESYWKGKLSQADFLQVGKELRAANWQTQQAAGVDFIPSNDYSSYDQMLDTAVMLGAVPPRYGWQGASVDLETYFAMARGSQGAAGNVPAMEMTKWFDTNYHYIVPEFSAGQVFKLASSKAVDEFEEALALGIRTRPVLIGPVTFLMLGKSLTPGFDPLELLHAVLPVYAEVLAQLHAAGADWVQIDEPCLVLDLTPAQREAYKSAYQRLASAAGPKLMLATYFGDLRDNLALAASLPVAGLHVDLVRAPGQLDEVLAALPAKMLLSAGVLDGRNVWRADLDAALGFVQRASAKLGTEHVLIAPSCSLLFCPYDLALETQLDEELKSWLAFARQKIDELAVLKDVANGKANPGLEASRAALCSRHESARTHDAAVRQRMAALDASMTRRHSPHAQRKQAQALSIPLPPFPTTTIGSFPQTKEVRAQRAAFRKGDISEAQYNQFLKEETERTIRFQEELGIDVLVHGEFERTDMVEYFGEQLSGFAFTQHGWVQSYGSRGVRPPIIYGDVSRPHAMTVEWAVYAQSLTQHYMKGMLTGPVTILEWSFVRDDQPRADTCRQIALAIRDEVQDLEAHGIRIIQIDEPAFREGLPLRRADWDAYLAWAVECFLLSSAGVKDDTQIHTHMCYSEFNDIIEAIGQMDADVISIEASRSKMELLEAFERYHYPNDIGPGVYDIHSPLVPTQADMEDLMRKALGVLQPSQLWVNPDCGLKTRGWKEVEPSLRRMVQAAESLRKSA from the coding sequence ATGGCAGTTCGAACAGCAAATTTGGGGTACCCGCGTTTTGGCGCCAAGCGTGAACTTAAGCAGGCGATGGAGAGCTATTGGAAAGGCAAACTGAGCCAAGCTGATTTCTTGCAGGTAGGCAAAGAACTGCGTGCTGCCAACTGGCAGACCCAGCAAGCCGCGGGGGTGGATTTCATCCCCTCCAATGATTACTCCAGCTATGACCAGATGCTGGATACAGCCGTCATGCTGGGCGCCGTGCCACCGCGCTATGGCTGGCAGGGCGCCAGCGTAGACCTGGAGACCTACTTTGCCATGGCACGCGGCTCGCAGGGCGCGGCTGGCAATGTGCCCGCCATGGAGATGACCAAGTGGTTCGATACCAACTACCACTACATCGTGCCGGAGTTCTCGGCCGGGCAGGTGTTCAAGTTGGCCTCCAGCAAGGCGGTGGATGAATTCGAAGAAGCGTTGGCGCTGGGTATCCGCACCCGCCCGGTGCTGATTGGCCCGGTAACCTTCCTGATGCTGGGCAAGAGCCTGACCCCCGGCTTCGATCCGCTGGAGCTGCTGCACGCCGTGCTGCCGGTGTATGCCGAAGTGCTGGCCCAGTTGCACGCCGCCGGCGCCGACTGGGTGCAGATTGATGAGCCCTGCCTGGTGCTGGACCTCACCCCGGCGCAACGCGAGGCCTACAAGAGCGCCTACCAGCGCCTGGCCAGCGCCGCCGGCCCCAAACTGATGCTGGCCACCTACTTTGGTGACTTGCGCGACAACCTGGCCCTGGCGGCCAGCTTGCCCGTGGCCGGGCTGCATGTAGACCTGGTGCGTGCCCCCGGCCAGCTGGATGAGGTGCTGGCGGCGTTGCCGGCCAAGATGCTGCTCTCTGCAGGTGTGCTGGATGGGCGCAACGTGTGGCGCGCTGATTTGGATGCTGCCCTCGGCTTCGTGCAGCGAGCCAGTGCCAAATTGGGCACAGAGCACGTGCTAATTGCGCCCTCATGCTCGCTGCTGTTTTGCCCCTACGACCTGGCTCTGGAGACGCAGCTAGATGAGGAGCTCAAATCGTGGCTGGCCTTCGCGCGCCAAAAGATCGATGAGCTGGCGGTGCTCAAAGATGTTGCCAATGGCAAAGCCAACCCCGGCTTGGAGGCCAGCCGCGCCGCGTTGTGCAGCCGCCACGAATCGGCACGCACGCATGATGCCGCCGTGCGCCAGCGCATGGCGGCCCTGGATGCTAGCATGACCCGCCGCCACAGCCCGCATGCGCAGCGCAAGCAGGCGCAAGCGCTCAGCATCCCGCTGCCGCCGTTCCCCACCACCACGATTGGCTCCTTCCCGCAAACCAAAGAGGTGCGTGCCCAGCGTGCCGCCTTCCGCAAGGGCGATATCAGCGAAGCGCAATACAACCAATTCCTGAAAGAGGAAACCGAGCGCACCATCCGCTTTCAGGAGGAACTGGGCATCGATGTGCTTGTGCATGGCGAATTTGAGCGCACCGACATGGTGGAATACTTTGGTGAACAGCTCAGCGGTTTTGCCTTCACTCAGCACGGCTGGGTGCAGAGCTACGGCTCGCGCGGCGTGCGCCCACCGATCATCTATGGTGATGTCTCGCGGCCCCATGCCATGACAGTGGAATGGGCAGTCTATGCGCAATCGCTGACCCAGCACTACATGAAAGGCATGCTCACTGGCCCGGTCACCATCCTTGAGTGGTCGTTTGTACGTGATGATCAGCCGCGCGCCGATACCTGCCGCCAGATCGCCCTCGCCATCCGGGATGAGGTGCAAGACCTGGAGGCGCATGGCATCCGCATCATCCAGATTGACGAGCCTGCCTTCCGCGAAGGGTTGCCGCTGCGCCGTGCCGATTGGGATGCCTACTTAGCCTGGGCGGTGGAGTGTTTCTTGCTCTCCTCGGCGGGCGTTAAGGATGACACCCAGATCCATACGCACATGTGCTATTCGGAGTTCAACGACATCATCGAGGCCATTGGCCAGATGGATGCAGATGTCATCTCCATCGAAGCCTCGCGTTCCAAGATGGAATTGCTGGAAGCGTTCGAGCGCTACCACTATCCGAATGATATTGGCCCCGGCGTGTACGACATTCACTCGCCGCTGGTGCCCACGCAAGCCGATATGGAAGACCTGATGCGCAAGGCTCTGGGCGTACTACAACCCAGCCAGTTGTGGGTCAATCCCGACTGTGGCTTGAAAACGCGTGGCTGGAAAGAAGTTGAGCCCTCGCTGCGGCGCATGGTGCAGGCTGCCGAGAGTTTGCGCAAGAGTGCTTGA
- a CDS encoding trypsin-like peptidase domain-containing protein, whose amino-acid sequence MIPPQVFDSIAYVSVLEENYYKPIGTCFFIHGEEEQGAVYVVTCRHVIREALINDVPLYIRMNRSDTKGVYNVPIQSDWEWQYPDSEDEGLVDLAILKIEGSSFTDSQYEAETKATTFAPGWVLGEVHFEFANWRPLDVGDEVVYVGMFENFTGSHRNYPVARFGKIALRPSEKMPGVERWLGDSEYYLVECQAYPGVSGSPVFVKRKFPDKERLFLVGVMVGFFKEDQVLDRKFTHYGLSLMIPGRKLAEAVLGRTHVEVEQNKSSELASQMRNFSERVERETGEVLTPDLFWPRFKGFSSLMKKEQEDSPRRNDNSIS is encoded by the coding sequence ATGATTCCTCCACAGGTTTTCGATTCTATAGCTTATGTTTCAGTGCTTGAGGAAAACTATTACAAGCCAATAGGAACTTGCTTTTTTATTCATGGAGAGGAAGAGCAAGGGGCAGTCTATGTGGTTACATGTAGACATGTAATACGCGAAGCTTTAATCAATGATGTCCCTTTGTATATAAGGATGAATAGAAGTGATACAAAAGGGGTGTATAACGTCCCGATTCAATCTGATTGGGAATGGCAGTATCCTGATTCAGAGGATGAGGGCTTAGTCGATCTTGCAATTTTAAAAATAGAGGGCTCGTCTTTTACTGATTCTCAATATGAGGCGGAGACTAAGGCAACCACTTTTGCTCCAGGTTGGGTTTTAGGCGAAGTTCATTTTGAATTTGCTAACTGGAGGCCCTTAGACGTGGGTGATGAGGTTGTATACGTGGGCATGTTCGAGAACTTTACAGGAAGCCATCGAAATTATCCTGTAGCTCGATTTGGCAAAATTGCATTAAGGCCTTCGGAGAAGATGCCAGGAGTTGAAAGGTGGCTGGGCGATTCGGAGTATTACTTGGTGGAATGTCAGGCCTATCCAGGTGTTAGTGGATCGCCAGTTTTCGTCAAGAGAAAATTCCCAGATAAAGAGCGCCTATTTCTTGTGGGGGTAATGGTAGGTTTCTTTAAAGAAGATCAGGTGCTTGATAGAAAATTTACTCATTATGGCCTCTCGCTTATGATACCGGGCCGAAAACTGGCTGAAGCTGTTTTGGGTCGGACTCATGTTGAGGTTGAGCAAAATAAGTCTAGTGAATTAGCAAGCCAAATGCGAAATTTCTCGGAACGCGTCGAAAGAGAAACAGGTGAAGTGTTGACGCCAGACTTGTTCTGGCCCCGGTTCAAGGGATTTTCATCCTTGATGAAAAAGGAGCAAGAAGATTCTCCAAGAAGAAATGACAATAGTATCAGCTGA
- a CDS encoding DUF1295 domain-containing protein — MEIIAYPPAGPATVRLGMDLFWSTFLTIGICLLPLVTLWWLLSLRLEDSSIVDIFWGSGFVTAAWLYVALTPGEGLPARRALLLALVTVWGLRLMLHIARRNAGKGEDFRYQQMRQQAGASWWWVSFFKVFVLQSALMWLISLPLLAAALGTRPLGWLDVLAAALWLLGFYFEAVGDLQLERFKADPANKGKVLDSGLWSLTRHPNYFGDAVQWWAFWLLAAAGGLAFGLAAVLSLLSPVVMTWLLRYVSGVDLLDGALAARKPGYTAYMKRTPAFIPWPRKSS, encoded by the coding sequence ATGGAAATTATAGCGTACCCACCTGCCGGCCCCGCCACGGTAAGATTGGGCATGGACCTCTTCTGGAGCACCTTTCTAACTATCGGCATCTGCCTGCTGCCCTTGGTCACCTTGTGGTGGCTGCTGAGTTTGCGGCTTGAAGACTCCAGCATCGTAGACATCTTCTGGGGCAGCGGCTTTGTTACCGCCGCCTGGCTGTATGTTGCGCTGACACCGGGGGAGGGTTTGCCGGCACGCCGTGCCCTACTGCTGGCGTTGGTCACAGTATGGGGCTTGCGGCTCATGCTGCACATCGCCCGCCGCAACGCGGGCAAAGGCGAAGACTTCCGCTATCAGCAGATGCGCCAGCAAGCTGGCGCCAGCTGGTGGTGGGTGAGTTTCTTTAAGGTGTTCGTTTTGCAAAGTGCGCTGATGTGGCTCATCAGCTTGCCGCTGCTGGCCGCTGCGCTTGGCACCCGCCCGCTGGGCTGGTTGGATGTGCTGGCCGCTGCGTTGTGGCTGCTGGGCTTCTACTTTGAAGCCGTGGGCGATCTGCAGCTCGAGCGCTTCAAAGCGGACCCTGCCAACAAAGGCAAAGTGTTGGATAGCGGTCTATGGAGCTTGACGCGCCATCCCAACTACTTTGGTGATGCGGTGCAGTGGTGGGCGTTCTGGTTGCTGGCCGCAGCCGGCGGCTTAGCCTTCGGCTTGGCGGCTGTGCTCAGCCTGCTCAGCCCAGTAGTGATGACCTGGTTGCTGCGCTACGTCTCCGGCGTAGACCTGCTCGACGGTGCGCTCGCGGCCCGCAAGCCCGGCTACACGGCCTACATGAAGCGCACACCTGCTTTCATCCCCTGGCCGCGAAAATCAAGCTGA